In Bacteroidota bacterium, a genomic segment contains:
- a CDS encoding peptidylprolyl isomerase, whose product MRYFTIITIILILGFGFFDSCDKNDIPDTGPYETIRITTKYGDIRIWLHYKTPLHRENFIKLTNDDFYDSLIFHRVVNNFIIQGGDPEGDGTGGPGYKIEEEINNSLRHDYGAVGAARLPDDMNPDKESNGSQFYIVENPFGTYSLDGDYTIFGYVFLGMDVVSKIAEVETNYLEKPISKVYMMDVEVEKYTKQELKDNFDFDISDL is encoded by the coding sequence ATGCGGTATTTTACAATAATAACTATCATTCTCATTTTAGGATTTGGTTTTTTTGATAGCTGTGATAAAAATGATATTCCTGATACAGGACCTTACGAAACAATAAGAATTACAACTAAATATGGCGATATTCGTATTTGGTTACATTACAAAACTCCACTCCACAGAGAGAATTTTATTAAGTTGACAAATGATGATTTTTACGATAGCTTGATTTTTCATAGAGTAGTAAATAATTTTATTATTCAGGGAGGAGATCCTGAGGGAGATGGAACAGGAGGACCAGGATATAAAATTGAAGAAGAAATAAATAATTCTCTTAGACACGATTATGGAGCAGTAGGAGCAGCAAGGCTTCCTGATGATATGAACCCTGATAAAGAATCAAATGGCTCTCAATTTTATATAGTGGAGAATCCTTTTGGTACATATTCTTTAGATGGTGATTACACAATTTTCGGATATGTTTTTTTAGGTATGGATGTAGTTTCAAAAATTGCTGAGGTAGAAACAAATTATCTTGAAAAACCTATTAGCAAAGTTTATATGATGGATGTGGAAGTAGAAAAATATACTAAGCAAGAATTAAAAGATAACTTTGATTTTGATATTTCAGATTTGTAA
- a CDS encoding T9SS type A sorting domain-containing protein: protein MKRIIAISVLFISFSILLHAQPNTGNFSIQFNNSGTTSVISFYVPSNYDSTKSYPMIYGWHGAGMAGSSMRDMLYIVLAQKHNAIVSCPDANNLNGKPIQLLNTLIERSYNYTMNTYNIDTNKIVITGFSWGGKMAYQLGLSEPNKYNGIIGLAPAISSFSGDMWSNIKNIRMATILGDKDFNYTPVNALMTDISKNGGEILYKIKAGVQHVDNAYFNSQEFIDDYEECYQYVLNIPIEIEENEVFDNENIKIYPNPAKDYIIINNIKNTTFETIEIFDITAKLIKSYSNNSLRINISDLKKGLYFLKISTNKSIFVKKIIIE from the coding sequence ATGAAAAGAATAATTGCAATCTCGGTTTTATTTATCAGTTTTAGCATTTTATTACACGCCCAACCTAATACAGGAAACTTTTCAATACAATTCAACAACAGTGGTACTACAAGTGTTATTTCTTTTTATGTTCCGTCTAACTATGACTCAACAAAATCATATCCTATGATTTACGGATGGCATGGTGCAGGAATGGCAGGTTCAAGTATGAGAGACATGTTATATATTGTGTTAGCTCAAAAACACAATGCAATTGTAAGTTGTCCGGATGCTAATAATCTCAATGGTAAACCCATTCAATTATTAAATACGCTGATAGAACGATCCTATAACTATACAATGAATACTTACAATATTGATACAAACAAAATTGTTATTACAGGCTTTTCGTGGGGAGGTAAAATGGCTTATCAATTAGGTTTATCTGAGCCGAACAAATATAATGGCATTATTGGTCTTGCACCTGCAATTAGCAGTTTTTCGGGAGATATGTGGAGTAATATTAAAAATATCAGGATGGCAACAATTCTTGGCGACAAAGATTTTAATTACACTCCCGTTAATGCGTTAATGACAGATATTAGTAAAAATGGTGGAGAAATTTTGTATAAAATCAAAGCAGGAGTTCAACATGTTGACAATGCTTATTTTAATTCACAAGAGTTCATTGACGACTACGAAGAATGTTATCAATATGTACTTAATATTCCTATTGAGATTGAAGAAAATGAAGTATTTGATAATGAAAATATCAAAATATATCCTAATCCTGCAAAAGATTATATTATCATTAACAATATTAAAAATACCACCTTCGAAACAATTGAAATATTTGATATAACAGCTAAGTTGATAAAATCGTATAGTAATAACAGCCTGAGAATTAATATTTCCGATTTAAAGAAAGGATTATATTTCCTAAAAATTTCCACCAATAAAAGCATTTTTGTAAAGAAGATTATTATTGAATAA